The stretch of DNA GCAACCGACGAATGTTGTTTGCAACGCTCAATCTTATTTCATTGGAGTCTTTTCTCATATCGATTATTCGATTAATAGATCGAATAATCGATATTATACACCGAAACAAGGATTACGCAAGGCCAGAGTTTTCCCCTGTCTGTTTAGCCGAAGGGGACAGTGAAATAGAAAAAGTGTCTTTGGGTGAGAATTTTAGAGGGGAGATGGATGATAGGTTGGAAGCCTATATCTTGATTGAGAAAAGGGGTTCAACGTGGGCGAAGGAATTTGATTCCGAACTGAAAACTCGTGGAGATTTCAGGCGATGGGGCTTGTTGGACGGAAGAGGAGCGCAGGGGCGGGAGGATCATTGAGGTGAGATCGACTCTGCCAATGGTGGAGATACGCGCGGGCCAATTCAGTCATAACAGGGCGTTTTTGGAGAAGAAGGGTTTGGAGCAAACTGGCCAGGACACTGTGTGCGTCAGCGCCCGCGATGGTTCGAATTTAGAAAGATCTGTTACGAACAATGACGTGGGGCTTGATGGCGCGCTCGGCAGTGTTGTTGTCTGAGGGGAGCCCGAATACATCCAGGAACGTGAGCATTCTGTGGTGATGTTTGAGCAGTCTCGCGCTGAGCCGTTGCCATGTTTTGTTGGAATAAACATCCGTGGCAAAATGAAATAGTCGGTCCTTGATTCGTTGGGCACGACGAAGGAAGACGAGCGGGGAAAATCGGTTGTTTCGGTCGGCTAACCGTTTGGCGTCGGCGAGCAGCCGCTTGATCTTTTTTTCCGGAGTGGTAAAGTCCGGAGGCGGGTGGTCCTCCCGGGATTCGCGAATGTCCGGGTAGAGGTGCACGAGACACTTTTGCTTAAGACCGTGGATCTTGGCGTTGTAGGAACTGTGAAAGTCACTGACAAGACCACCCTGGAACGTTTCCCCAAAACATCGATGGGCACTTGGCTGCTGCGGCTTTTGTCCCCACGAAAGTAGGCCCAGGTGTCGTTGACGAGAGCCCATAACCAAGGGGAGACTCCGTTGATGGTCCAGCCCGTTTCATCGACGTGCTTAACCCGAAATTTTCACTTATGAAATCGCCGCGCAAGGTTTTTATATATAAATCTCTCCCTTGTCAGGACGCACTCTTCCTGGAGTGGCCTGCGGTTGAACTGCGCGTCGCGGGAAACACCCGGGCTTCCCTTGACGTTTGAATCCCATCGACGAGAGTTTAAGGAGTTTCTCTCATTCACTTATGCGTGCTGACATCGCACACGGTAGCGATGGGAGGCCGAGCCGCTCAATCAGTTGAAGGGGCGTCGAGCGCCCAGGAGATTTACGAGCGTGTCCGGAAAAAATGAGCTGTTGTTTTTCGCATCATCGGGTTTCTCGAAAAGCCTCCTTTCTTTTAAGGCAATAAAAGACGCCCGTCAGCAACGCTCGCGCCGTCGCCACCCGAGCCGTGCGCGTCCCGCTTTTCTTCGCCACATGACGATAGAATTCGCCCAACCGTCCGAGCGCCTTCGCGTATCTCTGGCAACACTCCACCATCACCCAACGCAACCACTTTGACCCTTGTTTGGTGAGGCCCCCATGCCGCAAGACACGCCCCGACTGATACGTCAATGGGCACAACCCCGCATACGCCACCAGCTTCTTAAAATTATCAAACCGATCGATCTCTCCTATCTCCGCCAAGACCAACATGGCCGAATACACCCCCATCCCCCGGATGGGCGTCAGCCATTCCACACGCTTGTCCCCCTTGGCATTCCTGGCTAGCGCCGTCACACTTCCGCTCGCGCGGTCGCGGGGACTACGGATAAACTTTTTTGGGAAGGAAAAAGGTCCGGATTTTTCGTCGAATCCCGCGATCCAACTGAAGATTTTGGGCTAGGACACCAATGTCCCCAACTATTGACGGTCGCCATGGACATTGGGATAGCGGATGAAGTCACCGGGACACCAGCCACGAACCTCACTTTATTTGGCCAATCATCCGTTCCACTCCCCGGCGGGATCCTCATCGACCAGGTCACAGTTGGCGGCCACCGCGCACAGGCACCATGGTGGTGCCTAATTTAATCGTTTCTACCAACTCCCCAGATTTTAACGATAAAATAAACTCGGAGGCTCCTTTGGAAGAAAAAAAACACTTGAGGAAATGTCATTCCGGCAGTATATGGATGATGTATGAAACTTACGTCTTCAAAATACTTGCCTTGGCTGGGATTGTTGTTTATTTTCGGGATTTTGCGGTCGGCCGATGGGCCCTTCATTAACGACCAAAACGCTGTGAATCTGGTAAGCCAATCCAATCCTGGCGGCGGCCCCGATTTCGACTACATGGATTCCTACGACACTTCGGTCCTTATAGGATTGGCTTCGCGGCCTGAACTCGCAACGGAAACCATAACCCATCGTTTGTTTGTCTCGGATGCCGCCCATCGCCTTTTAGTTTACGACATCGACAAAGATACATTTGGCGGCCGTCGCGCCACAGGCACCATCGTGGTGTCCAAATGAAATTCCTTCTCCCTTTCGCTCTTCTTCTCTTCACGCTTTCCGCGTCCGCCTCTTTCTCTGAATCCGTCACTGGCGGTCGCGCCACCGCTCTGGATGGCGCCCTCACCGCCGCGCCCGGCGATGTCTTCGCTCTCCACTACAACCCCGCCGGCCTCACCGATTTAGACACACCCGAAGCCGGCCTCTTCTACGGTCGAATGTTCAAAGGTCTCTCCGACGGCTCAAACCTCAGCCGATCCTTCTTTGGCTGGGCCTCTCCCACGCGATGGGGGGCGTTGGGCTTGTCCTACGGCGGCTACAGCCTGGGCAACCTCTACAACGAAGAAACCCTCTCCCTGGGATACGCCCATACGCTCGGCGGTCACTTCCGTTGGGGCACCGCAATAAAACATTTAAAGAAAACCGTCGGCCACGATTCCGACACAGACTCCGCTGTGGATCCGCTTGAAGGAACCAGTTTCAACGCGGAAGATCCCACCTACGCCGAATCCCGTTCCGCCTCCGCCTGGGACGTTAATCTGGGGGCCACCTGGATCCCCACTCCTCGCTGGCGGTTCGGCGTCACCGGGGTCAACCTTTGGGAGTCCGATGTGGGCCTTTCCTCTCCCGACCCCGTACCGCGCGTCTTGAAGGCCGCCGGATCCTTTTCCTCAAAGATCGGGCTCGCTCTCCTGGAAGTCTCCCGCCGCCGTGTCGGCGCGGAGTATCAGACCAGGATTCACGGGGGCATCGAGAAAACGCTGGGCCGGTTCGCCCTTCGCGCTGGCGGCGGAATGGGGCCCAACGACTATAAACGGGTTTCGGGTGGGTTCTCTGCCAAAATCCAAATTTTGCAAATGGATTACGGCTTCATGCTTCCCCTCACGGGCGTCAAAGATACTTCAGGCACCCATCAGGTCTCTGTGATCATGCGGTTTGGCCAAAGGACCTCCGATGAATAAGCCTCCCTCTCTTTTCCTGGGGCTTTTCCTGTTCGGGGTTTCCCGTCTTCATGCCGTGGACCCCTGGGCCCAGTGGGCCTTAGAAACAGATGTGGGTGGAGCCACCGCCTTGGCGTCGCAGACCGTTCGTGAAGAAGGCAAATCAGGATTGTCGGCCGGGGTGATGGTCCGATTGAGCCGCGACGAGATTTGGGACACAGGGTTTGGCTACAACGTGCTCTCTCTCCAGAACAACAGACGCCTTCGGCCCGCCACGATGGTCGCCGACCGCCGCTTCAGCCCATGGGGAGCCTGGGCCCCCTATCTAAGGCTTGGGGCAGGGCTGTCCACAGATCAGAGCCGTGGATCCCTTAACCGTCTCGTGGGGCGCGGGGGAATCGGCCTTCGCCGCCCCATCAACGGCCGGTGGGAAGTCGGCATCAAATCTGAAGTGTGGTATTCCCCTAGGGCTGGGGAGACGGGCAACGACATGCTTTTCCTCACCGCAGGCCTTACGCTTTCCCGATCCTTCGCTCGGGCCGTCAAACCCAAGATCGTCATAGAGCCGGATCCCGTAAAACAGCCCACACCTGAACCCGTGGAGGAGGTCACGAAGAGCGTTCCAGCTCAAAAAGTGGAACTTCCCAAACCCGTGAGGATTCTCACCGAACCACCCAAACCCCTCCACATCCTGTTTCGCACTGAAGGCTGGAAAATTGACAAAAGCGATGCGGAAGCCAAAGAGAAAGCGCTTCAGGCCATGGCCCAGTTCCTCTTCGCTTTCCCAACGGTCCCTGCCGAGATCCACGGCCACTCTGACAGCAAAGGACCAGCAGGATACAACATGGCCCTCTCTCGCCGGCGCGCGGAAGCCCTCCGCGATTTGTTCGTGACCCGCTGGGGACTCCCATCCAACCGGTTCGCCATCTTCGCCCACGGCTCCAAGAAACCTGTCGCCTCCAACGGCACTCCCCTCGGCCGCGCCAAAAACAGAAGAGCCGTCGTTATCGTCCTTTCTGAATGGCTGCCCTAGAAAGAGATGACATCATTCTTTAGTCAGCCATTTTCGGCAAGGGATCACTTCAATGGAGGGGCCCAGGTCACGGATGGTTTCTTCCGTATCCAGAGTAACGATCGTCATTTTAGAGACCTTTAATTCTTGAGCGGCCTGATGGAGCGCTCTCAGTTCACGTTCCCGGGTTTTTAAGCTGGAAAGGGTTTGTGCCACTTGAATGAGTTCACTGTTTTCGGTTCCTTTCCGAACAAGGAAATCGACCTCGGTTCCCACGCCCGTTTGGTAATAAAACAAGTCGAAATTCGGTTTGAACCCTCGCCGAACCAATTCAATAAACACGAGATTTTCAAGCAATCGAGGATCGTTTGATAAGGTGGGTTGAGACAACGCTGAGATAAACCCGTTGTCGTAGGCATAGATCTTTCTTTCCGCTTTAATTCGCATACGCGGTTTAAAAAAATAAGGCTGTAAATCTTGAACTAAATAGGCTTCGCGGAAATAGGAAATAAATTTCTGAATGGTGGCAATGGAGAGAGACCCCAGAGATCGCTCCAGGCTCCGACCTGAAAACCGGCTCGCGGTGTTGTTGATAAGAAGGCTCAAAAGATCATAGATGGCGGTCGATGAGCGAATGCTGTGAAGCGTGACAATAGCCCTTAATACAACCGAATCAAAAAGGGTCCGAAGATACCCTTGGGGATCAGCGTCCCCAATGACCACCTCAGGAAATCCCCCCCATGTCAGATAACGGCGAAACGATTCCGCGCTGTCCGGAACAGAGGGTGGACGCCCCGCCAAAAATTCCGGAAAACTGAAAGGCAATCATTCAAAAGAAATGTGCCGTCCGGTCAAGGCCGATCCCAATTCCCGACTCAACAACCTGGAATTTTAACCCGTGATCAGCAAATTACGCTCTCGCCGGTGAAGCTTGTTAATAAAGCTTTCCCACTGGGGATAGTTTTGGATTTCGTCAAATAAAACGATGTCGGTCTTCCCGTAAACCGCGTCCATCGTATCAATGAGCACATCGCCGGGGACGTCCTGTTGAAGAGCATCGTCTTCAAAATTGAGATAAGCAAAGCGTCTCCCCGCCAAGGTTTGGAAAGCCAATGTCGATTTACCAGAACGGCGAGGACCCGCAATGACTTTGACCAGACGGGAGGATAAGGCCTTCGCAAGAACCGTGCCCATCTGGCGCGGGACAAGAACCCTGCGAAGTGTGGCATCACGCTCTTTCTTATGGGCTTCAATAACGCTGTTTAATTTATTCATCGTAGTAAACGATAATGCCTATTATTGTTTACTACAAGCGTTCGATTGGGCTCCCTCCAAAGAGAGCCACTTATCCCAATGGTTGCTTAAAACGAACTAAAGTTTTTTGTTATTCGAAAAGAGTTCCACGATGTGGAACGCACGGACTTTGGACTTTATTTTTCTGAGACGCCCACGCAATTGGAGAAGGCAAGAAACACTGGACGTCAGCACCAGAGCGGCCCCGGTGGTCGCGATGTTCTCGGCTTTTCGGTCACCAACGGTTTGGGAGATTTCCGGTTGCATGAATTGATAGGTTCCGCCCCCCCCACAACATTGGTCGGCTTCCGGGAGTTCCCGATAGTCCAGACCAGGGATCCCTGAGAGAAGTTTCCGGGGTTCGTTCACCAACCCTTGGCCGAAGCGCGCTTTGCACGCGTCATGGTAAGTTACGGAAAGAGTTTCGCTAAACCCCAGAGGAGGATTATTGGCGAGCCATTCGAGCACGTCTTGAGCCCGTTTCGAAACCGCTTCCGCGCGAACGCGCCAACCGGGATCGTCATCAAAAAATCGGGGCCATTCTTTGACCGTGGCGGCACAGGAGGAGTCGTCCACTAAAATCGTGGCGGTGGGGTAAGCCTCCAACACTTCAATATTCTTCCGAGCCAAAACCCGGGCGGCTTCCTGGTCCCCAAAACTCTGGCCGGGCAATCCGCAACAAACCGTTTCGGCCGTTCCCGCCCGTATCCCCTGAACTTTTAGAATATGCGCCGTCGCCAGACCGACCTCAGGGGCAAGGCAGTTGGGACCGCAGGACAAAAAATGAATCACGTCGGCATCCCGTGGGGCCACGGGAAGAAGATCTCGGAGGAATTTGCGAGGAGCTTGGTCCACCAAACTCTCCGCCGCGGCCAACCTTGAAGAGATGAGCGCTAAAACACCAAGGCGGTTCAAGACCCCTGATAGGCCCACCCTTTTCCCAATGTAAAGGAACTTAAGTAGACCTTCGAAAAGGGCCGGCCGAGGGAGAATTTTTCTGAGAAAAAAGCGCAAAAAGACAGGCGTTCCTTTGGTCTCCCGCACTTTTTCGCGGGCCTGGGACATCAGTCGCGCCGTTGGCACCTGGGCGAAACAAACCGATGTGCAGATGCCACAGAGCAAGCAAGTATCAAACGATCGTTTGCCGTCCGCGGGATCCAGCCGCCCTTCCATGAGGGCGCGCCAGGATTGGTTGCGACCGCGGGGCGACAAACCTTCATCCCCAGTGGCCAGATAGGTGGGGCAAAAGGATGTGCAAAAGCCACAGCGGTTGCAATGCATCACGTCATCGTAGGCGCGGCTTTCCGCCGGGGATCCCGGTGTGGCGGGACGACTGGTCAGGTCGGGTTCAGTCGACATGGGCGGAAAGCAACGTGGGGTTGAACATGTTTTTGGGGTCAAAAGCCGCCTTCACTTTGCGGTGGAGATCCGGGTTGGAAAGTTTAGAAAAATCCGGTGGCCCGGACAGAGGGGGCCCCCACAATTCAGCGGGAGTGGAATAGAGACGAAGCGTCACTTCCACCATCACCCCCAACGTTCCCCAGGCGCCCAAAAAGAGCCGGGCGGCATCGTACCCCGCCACGTTCTTCATGACCTTTGCGCCAAAAGACAGGAGTTCCCCCTCCCCGCCAATGGTTTTCATTCCCAAGATTTGGTTACGGAGCGGGGGCCGGCCACGGGCGTTAGTGGAAAGGACACCGCCCAAGGTTCCCTCACCGGGAACATGCAGGTAAAGCCCATCCTTCCCCAGGCGCGCGCGAAGAGTGGGAAGATGAATCCCGGCGCCCACCACCAGAGTCAGGTTGGCCCGGTCCAAATCCACAAGAGTGTCTAAGGCCGTGGTCACCAAAGTGGCCTTCCCCGAGGGGATGGGCATCCCTTTTGTACCCGATCCTTTAATATAGAAATCCCCCCCCGCGTCCCGAACAGCACGCACATAATCCAAAACGGTCTCCACATTCCCCGCGATGTATTCCCCCCCTGGCCACACGGAGACCGCCCGGGGGCCAGGCGTTGATTCCACCACAGGGATCAACTTATCGGGGTTGCAAAGGTTGTCCGGATCGAAAACCTTTTTCACTTCCCGGAAAACAGCGAGCGTGGGGGGTGTAAAGAGCCAGCGCATGGCTTCCCTCTTATCGGCCCCAATCCCGTGTTCCCCCGAAATGGATCCCCCCAAGTCAACACAAACCCGTAACATTTCCTGCCCCGCTTCCAAGACACGGGCGGTTTCACGCTTGTCCCGTTCATCAAAAATCATGTTCGGGTGCAGGTTGCCATCCCCCGCGTGGGCGATCAGCCCCATGCGGATCCCGGCCCGATCGGCGATCGCTCGCATTTTTTGGACCGCTTCTGGCAACCGTGTGCGGGGCACCACACCGTCCTCCACCAAAACGTTCGGCGCCAGACGAGCCATCGCCGCGTAGGCCCCGCGACGGCCTTCCCACAGTTTGTCCCGTTCCCGCTCATCCACCGCCATACGAAAATCCGTTCCCCCGTTCAAAGAACAAAGGGCCCGAACGCGAGCCCCCTCCGCCACGGTTCGTTCCCGCGGCCCGTCCACCTCAATTAACAAAACGGCCTCCGCGGAGGTGGGATACCCCGCGTGGACAAAAGCCTCCACCGCCTGAACCGTCAGGCGATCCATCACTTCCAGAGTGGCCGGCACAATGCCCGCGGCAATAATCTCCGTCACCGTATGCGCCGCGGCTTCCATGGACGGGAACGCCACCAAAAAGGTTCGAACGTCCTCGGGCTGGGGCAACAGGTTGACTTCGATTTTCGTGGCCAACCCTAAGGTTCCCTCCGACCCAACGAAAAGACCGGTCAAATCGAAACCGTCGTTGTCCACCGACACCACAACGGTTTCCCCGTTGGGCCGAATCCATTCCAGGCCCGTCACATGATGACTGGTCACTCCGTATTTCAAGCAATGGGGACCACCGGCGTTGGTGCCCACATTGCCACCCAGGGTACAGGCTTTTTGGCTGGCCGGGTCCGGGGCGTAAAAAAGGCCCCGGGGCGCCAGCGCCTTGTGAAGGTGAAGATTGATCACGCCGGGCTCCACCCAGGCCCTGCGTCGATCCGAATCGATTGAAAGAATTCTGTTTAAGCGACTGAGATGGATCACCAGCCCCCCGGTGGGAACGATGGTTCCCCCGCAGAGGTTCGTCCCCGCACCGCGAACAGAATAAGGAACGTGGTGTTCCCGCGCCACACGAACCGCGACCCCCACTTCGGCCGAGGTTCGAGGCAAAACCACCGCTCCCGGAAGCCTTTTGTCCAGCGCCGCGTCATAGGCATACGGAAAAAGTTCCCCCGGCAAAGAGAGAACCCGATCTTTCCCTAAAACTTCTTTGAGTTTTGACACAAAGGAAACCGATGACATGAGGCACCCATTTTAGCGTTTTTTCGAATGAAGAGATTGCTCGCCAAGTCTAAGTGTGGTATAAAAAACCCATGAAACGATATCTGCTTACTGCGGCGGGAAAAGATCAGGCGGGATTGGTGGCGGCGGTCTCAAAAATTCTCTTGCAGGAGGGATGCAACCTGGAAGACAGCGCCATGACGCGCTTGCAAGGGGAGTTTGCCATTCTCTTGATTTTTAGCGGACCACCCACCATTCGATCCCTCGAAACAAAGGTAAAGGGACTTGGAAAAAAGCTAGGGTTGACCGTTCATTTAAAAACCGTTTCCGATCAAGGATCGCGCAAAAAGACCACGGCGGGCGACAGGGTATTGGTTTCGGTCTACGGCGCCGACCGTCCCGGGATTGTGCACCAAGTCACCGAATTTTTGGCCAAGGCCAAAGTAAATCTCTCGGACCTTTCAACCCACCGAACGGAATCAAAAGGAAATCCCTCGGGATACATCCTCTATTTGGAAGGGGAAACAACCGGCCGAACAACACCGTTAGACTTAGAGAAAAAACTCCGAACACACCTTGCCGACTGGGGTGTTACTGTCTCCGTGAAACCGCTCTCCACCCAAGCGCTTTAGAAAACGTGCCGATTCGCCCTATCCTTCTTTTTCCCCATCCCACGCTGAAAGAAGTCTGCCCCAAAGTGACAGAGATCAACACCCTCACCGCTCAAACGCTCACCGATCTAACGGACACGCTCTATTCCACTCCTGGGGTGGGGATCGCGGCCCCCCAAATCGGAACGCTTTTGCGGGCGATCGTGGTGGACGTCACGTGGCTCCCCCCCCGCCAGGGGAAAGAGCCTCCCAAAGGGCACGGAAAAATAGCCCTGTTAAACCCCCGCGTGGTCCAAGCGGAAGGCAGCCTCACTTTTCGGGAAGGGTGCTTGTCCATCCCCGAGTTTTTGGCCAACGTTCGCCGCTCTTCCTTCGTGCGAGTGGAAGGGCTTGACCGGGACGGAAACCTTGTGACCTATGAAAGCGAAGGGTTTGAAGCCGTCGCCCTTCAACACGAAATTGATCACTTGGACGGGCTTCTTTTCCTTGACCGCGTCGCCGACATCAAAACCGATCTTTTCCGTCGAAAACAACCGCCCCTTTCTAGCGGAAACTAAACCGCACCCCCATCGTTCCCGCCCAATCGTCCTGGGAATAGAGTCCACCCACGTTAAATTTAAGCGTTGGAAAAAAAGAAAACTCGAGCCCTCCCAAAAACTGGACCATATCGTCCTTGGCATTGGCGGATCCCTGGGCTGACACATTGACGTCATCGCCCACGTTGACTATCCCAACCACGCTCATCGTGGTTTTAGCGTCCCCCATCAACCGACTGTAACCAGCCCCAATATACGGGGTCACAATGAGCAGCTGCTTACTGGCCACAACACGGGCCGTCACCGCGCCGGTCTGCCATTTCGACCTGAGGGTGGTTTTCCCGGTTAAGGTATTGGAATTGGCAATGGGTCCGGAATAATTTTCTTGACGATTAATCTCTCCGTTCGCCTGGTCGTATCCCAACGTTAACGCCACGTCCGGAAGGACCACACCCGTCATGCCTTCGCCCAAAAGACGCCGACGAATTTCAACCCCCACCACCGTGTTTTTAATCTTTGACTGCGCCCCGTTTCTGTTGTCGTCATAATTAAGGTAGCCATACTTGGCACCCATATCGAGTGAAAAAGGCAGCCCCACTTTCACGTGAGCCAACGGCATCCCCAGGGGGATCCCGGCCGGTAAATCAAACTCACTTTGCTTGAGCTCGTCCAAAGAGAGGGTATTAAACGCTCCCCGATCCAATTTAGAATAACTGACTCCAACGGAAACACCCATTTCGACCCCGAGCACCCCATGCACATCCCCCGGAAGTTGGGGGAGGGCCGAAGCATTAAAAGCCGTCAGGTGGGAAACTTCCTGGCTAAACCACTTGGCAATTTTCTCCGAATCTGCTTGAACCCCATCCGGTACGGAGAGTGCCGCCGCCAGGGTAGGTGAACCCGAAAAGAGGACACCACAGAATAGCCCCATAATTGAAAATAACACTGTTTTATTGATTTTCATAACGCTCGAACCCCCTCTTATCCACAAGATTGTCCACAGAACTCACTTTTTATCCCTATTTATCAACCAAATTTGCATTAGCCCGTCGAGCGTTAAATGGGGGACGACCTCATGAATTTCGGGCAAAGAGGGGGCCAAAAGGTTCGCCAGGCCCCCCGTGGCCAAAACCCGCGGGGTTCCCCCCATTTCTTTCGATAAACAGAGCAAAAGACCCCGGGTGAGACCCACATAACCGTGAAAAAGGCCCGAAGCAATGCTGTCCTGGGTGTTCTTCCCAATGGCCTGGGAGGGCCGGCGGAAAGCCCCCAAGAGGGGCAATTTAGCCGTCCGCTGGTAAAGTATTTCGGATGCCATTTGAGGCCCTGGAGCAATGGCTCCCCCTAAATAGGCCCCGCGGGCGTCCACACAGTCGAAGGTCGTGGCGGTACCAAAATCAGCCACGATCAAGGGCCCCCTGACCCTGGAATAGGCGGCGGCCGCGTTGACCACACGGTCCGCCCCCACTTCTGTTGGAAAATCATAAAGGATTTTCACACCGGTATCGACCCCGGGCCCAACAAAGAGAGGGACCTGTTTAAGGAATTTTTCGGAAAGTTCTCGGAAGACGGGATCTAAGGGGGGAACCACGCTGGCCACCGCCACTCCGCGCAGTTTTTTCAGGGAAAGACGGGCGGACGCCACCCAGTTGAAAACGGTTACGCTCAGCTCATCAGCGGTGGCGTGCCGATGGGTGGCCAACCGCCAACTGGCCAGGAGGACGGGTTTCCCTTTCGTTTTCCCTGGGGCCAAAGCCCCAAGCGTTACGTTGGTGTTTCCGATATCAATGGCCAATACCCACACGCCCGACGCCTGCAAGGAATCGGCCCTCCCCTCGGCCACGAAAGGCAAGGAACGGAAATCCCGAGAGCGCGCGCGTGGACCAGCCAAGA from Elusimicrobiota bacterium encodes:
- a CDS encoding OmpA family protein, with protein sequence MNKPPSLFLGLFLFGVSRLHAVDPWAQWALETDVGGATALASQTVREEGKSGLSAGVMVRLSRDEIWDTGFGYNVLSLQNNRRLRPATMVADRRFSPWGAWAPYLRLGAGLSTDQSRGSLNRLVGRGGIGLRRPINGRWEVGIKSEVWYSPRAGETGNDMLFLTAGLTLSRSFARAVKPKIVIEPDPVKQPTPEPVEEVTKSVPAQKVELPKPVRILTEPPKPLHILFRTEGWKIDKSDAEAKEKALQAMAQFLFAFPTVPAEIHGHSDSKGPAGYNMALSRRRAEALRDLFVTRWGLPSNRFAIFAHGSKKPVASNGTPLGRAKNRRAVVIVLSEWLP
- a CDS encoding AAA family ATPase; protein product: MNKLNSVIEAHKKERDATLRRVLVPRQMGTVLAKALSSRLVKVIAGPRRSGKSTLAFQTLAGRRFAYLNFEDDALQQDVPGDVLIDTMDAVYGKTDIVLFDEIQNYPQWESFINKLHRRERNLLITG
- a CDS encoding ATP-binding protein, producing MPFSFPEFLAGRPPSVPDSAESFRRYLTWGGFPEVVIGDADPQGYLRTLFDSVVLRAIVTLHSIRSSTAIYDLLSLLINNTASRFSGRSLERSLGSLSIATIQKFISYFREAYLVQDLQPYFFKPRMRIKAERKIYAYDNGFISALSQPTLSNDPRLLENLVFIELVRRGFKPNFDLFYYQTGVGTEVDFLVRKGTENSELIQVAQTLSSLKTRERELRALHQAAQELKVSKMTIVTLDTEETIRDLGPSIEVIPCRKWLTKE
- a CDS encoding (Fe-S)-binding protein, with amino-acid sequence MSTEPDLTSRPATPGSPAESRAYDDVMHCNRCGFCTSFCPTYLATGDEGLSPRGRNQSWRALMEGRLDPADGKRSFDTCLLCGICTSVCFAQVPTARLMSQAREKVRETKGTPVFLRFFLRKILPRPALFEGLLKFLYIGKRVGLSGVLNRLGVLALISSRLAAAESLVDQAPRKFLRDLLPVAPRDADVIHFLSCGPNCLAPEVGLATAHILKVQGIRAGTAETVCCGLPGQSFGDQEAARVLARKNIEVLEAYPTATILVDDSSCAATVKEWPRFFDDDPGWRVRAEAVSKRAQDVLEWLANNPPLGFSETLSVTYHDACKARFGQGLVNEPRKLLSGIPGLDYRELPEADQCCGGGGTYQFMQPEISQTVGDRKAENIATTGAALVLTSSVSCLLQLRGRLRKIKSKVRAFHIVELFSNNKKL
- the def gene encoding peptide deformylase, with amino-acid sequence MPIRPILLFPHPTLKEVCPKVTEINTLTAQTLTDLTDTLYSTPGVGIAAPQIGTLLRAIVVDVTWLPPRQGKEPPKGHGKIALLNPRVVQAEGSLTFREGCLSIPEFLANVRRSSFVRVEGLDRDGNLVTYESEGFEAVALQHEIDHLDGLLFLDRVADIKTDLFRRKQPPLSSGN
- a CDS encoding FAD-binding protein, which produces MSSVSFVSKLKEVLGKDRVLSLPGELFPYAYDAALDKRLPGAVVLPRTSAEVGVAVRVAREHHVPYSVRGAGTNLCGGTIVPTGGLVIHLSRLNRILSIDSDRRRAWVEPGVINLHLHKALAPRGLFYAPDPASQKACTLGGNVGTNAGGPHCLKYGVTSHHVTGLEWIRPNGETVVVSVDNDGFDLTGLFVGSEGTLGLATKIEVNLLPQPEDVRTFLVAFPSMEAAAHTVTEIIAAGIVPATLEVMDRLTVQAVEAFVHAGYPTSAEAVLLIEVDGPRERTVAEGARVRALCSLNGGTDFRMAVDERERDKLWEGRRGAYAAMARLAPNVLVEDGVVPRTRLPEAVQKMRAIADRAGIRMGLIAHAGDGNLHPNMIFDERDKRETARVLEAGQEMLRVCVDLGGSISGEHGIGADKREAMRWLFTPPTLAVFREVKKVFDPDNLCNPDKLIPVVESTPGPRAVSVWPGGEYIAGNVETVLDYVRAVRDAGGDFYIKGSGTKGMPIPSGKATLVTTALDTLVDLDRANLTLVVGAGIHLPTLRARLGKDGLYLHVPGEGTLGGVLSTNARGRPPLRNQILGMKTIGGEGELLSFGAKVMKNVAGYDAARLFLGAWGTLGVMVEVTLRLYSTPAELWGPPLSGPPDFSKLSNPDLHRKVKAAFDPKNMFNPTLLSAHVD
- a CDS encoding ACT domain-containing protein yields the protein MKRYLLTAAGKDQAGLVAAVSKILLQEGCNLEDSAMTRLQGEFAILLIFSGPPTIRSLETKVKGLGKKLGLTVHLKTVSDQGSRKKTTAGDRVLVSVYGADRPGIVHQVTEFLAKAKVNLSDLSTHRTESKGNPSGYILYLEGETTGRTTPLDLEKKLRTHLADWGVTVSVKPLSTQAL
- a CDS encoding transposase; the encoded protein is MGSRQRHLGLLSWGQKPQQPSAHRCFGETFQGGLVSDFHSSYNAKIHGLKQKCLVHLYPDIRESREDHPPPDFTTPEKKIKRLLADAKRLADRNNRFSPLVFLRRAQRIKDRLFHFATDVYSNKTWQRLSARLLKHHHRMLTFLDVFGLPSDNNTAERAIKPHVIVRNRSF
- a CDS encoding type III pantothenate kinase; amino-acid sequence: MWVLAIDIGNTNVTLGALAPGKTKGKPVLLASWRLATHRHATADELSVTVFNWVASARLSLKKLRGVAVASVVPPLDPVFRELSEKFLKQVPLFVGPGVDTGVKILYDFPTEVGADRVVNAAAAYSRVRGPLIVADFGTATTFDCVDARGAYLGGAIAPGPQMASEILYQRTAKLPLLGAFRRPSQAIGKNTQDSIASGLFHGYVGLTRGLLLCLSKEMGGTPRVLATGGLANLLAPSLPEIHEVVPHLTLDGLMQIWLINRDKK
- a CDS encoding IS110 family transposase codes for the protein MEWLTPIRGMGVYSAMLVLAEIGEIDRFDNFKKLVAYAGLCPLTYQSGRVLRHGGLTKQGSKWLRWVMVECCQRYAKALGRLGEFYRHVAKKSGTRTARVATARALLTGVFYCLKRKEAFRETR